In Poecilia reticulata strain Guanapo linkage group LG1, Guppy_female_1.0+MT, whole genome shotgun sequence, one genomic interval encodes:
- the gcgrb gene encoding glucagon receptor, whose protein sequence is MSQVCLLLALLTLSSCTKVSFANSLELVKEKWSNYKDNCASQINSTPPATGLVCNRTFDLYACWPDGRPGTTVNVSCPTFLPWHRKVQRGLVYRVCNEDGKWGQKNTSECDDDPGESGLQQQYGRILSKLRIMYTVGYSLSLGALLLALAILISFRKLHCMRNNIHMNLFASFILRAVSILIKDALLSLMLDPKSGSDAQTQAWVNIPAVMWCRGAMVMMQYSVMANNYWLLVEGIYLHSLLVITVFSEKKYFYIYLAIGWGAPLIFVLPWITVKYLYENLECWERNINMGYWWIIRSPILFAYLINFFIFIRIIKILMSKLRAHQMRYTDYKFRLAKSTLTLIPLLGIHAILFTFVIDESVPKGSMLRLIRLFCDLLFNSFQGLLVAILYCFVNKEVQSEMLKKWKRWKLGKDIDEEYRHTHSQTPHVKSGSIATGNLTDLQDNNTSDPSNDSPHASRANCHPPRSAAPEENRRLVVSYSNGTDNARSAKNRQALQFTFPPQRGATSSGSTTTEDISLEDRAQRRSYPQEGDETSV, encoded by the exons ATGTCCCAGGTGTGTCTCCTCTTGGCCTTGCTTACGCTCTCCAGCTGCACTAAG GTGTCCTTTGCTAACTCTCTGGAGCTTGTGAAGGAGAAGTGGAGCAACTACAAGGACAACTGCGCAAGCCAGATCAATTCCACGCCCCCTGCCACAG gGTTGGTGTGTAACAGAACCTTTGATTTGTATGCCTGCTGGCCTGATGGACGTCCAGGTACTACTGTAAATGTCTCCTGCCCAACGTTCCTGCCATGGCATCGAAAAG TTCAGCGGGGTTTGGTGTACAGGGTCTGCAACGAAGACGGCAAGTGGGGACAAAAGAACACCAGCGAATGTGACGACGACCCCGGCGAG TCGGGTTTGCAGCAGCAGTATGGCCGCATCCTCAGCAAGCTGCGCATCATGTACACAGTGGGATACTCTCTGTCACTGGGAGCGCTGCTGCTGGCCCTGGCCATTCTCATCAGCTTCAG GAAGCTTCACTGCATGAGGAACAACATCCACATGAACCTGTTTGCTTCGTTCATCCTGAGAGCCGTTTCGATTCTGATCAAAGACGCTCTGCTGAGCCTGATGCTGGACCCAAAGAGCGGCAGCGACGCCCAGACACAGGCCTGGGTCAACATACCA GCCGTGATGTGGTGCCGAGGCGCCATGGTGATGATGCAGTACAGCGTGATGGCCAACAACTACTGGCTGCTGGTGGAAGGCATCTATCTGCACAGCCTCCTCGTCATCACTGTTTTCAGCGAGAAGAAATACTTCTACATTTACTTGGCTATCGGCTGGG GTGCGCCTCTCATATTTGTGTTGCCATGGATCACAGTGAAATATCTGTATGAGAACCTGGA gtgCTGGGAGAGGAATATTAACATGGGGTATTGGTGGATAATCCGTTCTCCCATATTGTTTGCTTATCTG ATTaacttcttcatcttcatccgAATAATTAAAATCCTGATGTCTAAACTCAGGGCTCATCAGATGAGATACACCGACTACAAATTCAG GCTGGCGAAATCCACGCTGACTCTCATCCCGCTGCTCGGCATTCACGCCATCCTCTTCACCTTCGTCATCGATGAGTCCGTCCCGAAGGGCTCCATGCTTCGCCTCATTCGCCTCTTCTGTGACCTCCTGTTCAACTCCTTCCAG GGCCTGCTGGTTGCCATACTGTATTGCTTCGTCAATAAAGAG GTTCAGTCCGAGATGCTGAAAAAGTGGAAGAGGTGGAAGCTGGGGAAGGACATCGACGAGGAATACCGCCACACCCACAGCCAGACGCCGCACGTCAAGAGCGGCAGCATCGCCACCGGGAACCTGACCGACCTTCAGGACAACAACACCAGCGACCCGAGCAATGACTCGCCCCACGCCAGCAGGGCCAACTGCCACCCGCCCCGCTCGGCCGCGCCCGAGGAGAACCGCAGGCTGGTGGTCTCCTACAGCAACGGGACGGACAACGCCAGATCCGCCAAAAACAGACAGGCCCTGCAGTTCACCTTCCCGCCTCAGAGAGGCGCCACCAGCAGCGGCAGCACCACGACGGAGGACATCAGTCTGGAGGATCGGGCGCAGCGCCGCTCGTACCCACAGGAGGGAGACGAAACTAGTGTCTGA